The genomic DNA ACCCCGCACGCCTTGGCGGCTTCGTACCAGAGCACCGCGAACACGACAATGTTCACCAGCGGCACCAGGCAGAGGAAGAACCACCACCAGGGCTTGGAGGCCATTTTGAACAGCAGGAACAGTCCTACGATCGGGATCCACGCCCACCAGGCGCAATCGTTAAGTCCGATCTTCTGGGCCATTCTCATCTGGCAAAATGAGAAGTAACAATAAACCCCGATAAAGAACAGCAGGGGGATCATGCCGAGCGCGGCAAGAAATCCGGTTTGATCTTCGTACATAGTTTCCTCCATACGGTTACTATTTAGGTCCGAGGCAGATTCCAAAGCAGCAGGTGC from Candidatus Zixiibacteriota bacterium includes the following:
- a CDS encoding DUF5684 domain-containing protein; protein product: MYEDQTGFLAALGMIPLLFFIGVYCYFSFCQMRMAQKIGLNDCAWWAWIPIVGLFLLFKMASKPWWWFFLCLVPLVNIVVFAVLWYEAAKACGVAPFWGILVLVPVLNFVALAVMAFSGTPARPAPPYQTPQPRQPANV